A window of the Streptomyces sp. NBC_00454 genome harbors these coding sequences:
- a CDS encoding 3'-5' exonuclease: protein MTRWYEGPLAAFDTETTGVDVERDRIVSAALIVQECAGGRVRSTRWLVNPGIPVPPGATEVHGLTDDHLQRNGRWPAPVVEEIARALGEQQVAGRPVVVMNAPFDLTLLDRELRRHRASSLSRYLDNRPLTVLDPRVLDKHLDRYRKGRRTLTDLCAHYGIELEAAHDAAADALASLELVRAVGRRFAGRLERLSPAELHTLQQVWHAAQARGLQAWFARQGTPEPVDPHWPLRPELPQAA from the coding sequence ATGACACGCTGGTACGAGGGCCCGCTGGCCGCATTCGACACGGAGACGACCGGGGTGGACGTGGAGCGGGACCGGATCGTGTCCGCCGCGCTCATCGTCCAGGAGTGCGCGGGCGGCCGGGTCCGTTCGACGCGCTGGCTGGTCAATCCCGGCATCCCGGTGCCGCCGGGTGCCACGGAAGTGCACGGTCTGACCGACGATCACCTCCAGCGCAACGGCCGCTGGCCCGCGCCGGTGGTGGAGGAGATAGCCCGGGCGCTCGGGGAGCAGCAGGTGGCGGGGCGGCCGGTGGTGGTGATGAACGCGCCGTTCGATCTGACGCTGCTGGACCGGGAGTTGCGCCGGCACCGGGCGTCTTCGCTGTCGCGCTATCTGGACAACCGGCCGCTGACGGTGCTGGATCCGCGGGTGCTGGACAAGCACCTGGACCGCTACCGCAAGGGGCGGCGGACGCTGACGGACCTGTGCGCGCACTACGGGATAGAGCTGGAGGCCGCGCACGACGCGGCGGCGGACGCGCTGGCTTCGCTGGAGCTCGTACGGGCGGTGGGGCGGCGGTTCGCGGGGCGGCTGGAGAGGCTGTCCCCGGCGGAGCTGCACACCTTGCAGCAGGTCTGGCACGCGGCGCAGGCGCGGGGGCTGCAGGCCTGGTTCGCCCGGCAGGGGACGCCGGAGCCGGTGGATCCGCACTGGCCGTTGCGTCCGGAGCTGCCGCAGGCGGCGTAG
- a CDS encoding SRPBCC family protein, with the protein MDPSRGRRARWTHYRFRSVWDLDAPPARVYAALEQPEAYPLWWPQIREVVPTGDERSGTALIRSTLPYTLRVSAAEVLRDPARGILEVALSGDLEGWARWTVGPRSGGTRALYEQEVEVHRPLMRWLSVPGRPVFRLNHTLMMRAGRRGLAAHLAAGTEAV; encoded by the coding sequence ATGGACCCGAGCCGTGGCCGCCGCGCCCGCTGGACCCACTACCGCTTCCGCAGCGTGTGGGACCTCGACGCCCCACCCGCCCGCGTCTACGCCGCCCTCGAGCAGCCCGAGGCCTACCCCCTGTGGTGGCCGCAGATCCGCGAGGTCGTCCCCACCGGCGACGAGCGGAGCGGCACCGCCCTCATCCGCTCGACCCTCCCGTACACCCTGCGCGTGAGCGCCGCCGAAGTCCTGCGCGATCCCGCGCGCGGAATCCTGGAGGTCGCCCTGAGCGGTGACCTGGAGGGCTGGGCGCGCTGGACCGTCGGTCCCCGATCCGGCGGAACGCGGGCCCTATACGAGCAGGAGGTCGAGGTCCACCGGCCCCTCATGCGGTGGCTCTCCGTCCCCGGGCGGCCCGTGTTCCGGCTCAACCACACCCTGATGATGCGGGCCGGGCGGCGCGGACTGGCCGCGCATCTGGCAGCCGGAACGGAAGCGGTTTGA